The Macrobrachium nipponense isolate FS-2020 chromosome 7, ASM1510439v2, whole genome shotgun sequence DNA window AAGACGAGAAGTGAGAAAAGGTTGTTGTAAGCTCGGCTGATCTTATCTTAGTGCGGGCTCCTGCTTTCATGTTAGAATCGCCATTTATGTTATTTTCTGTACCGTAATTTTAGAATGAAAACTGTGAGTCTGGCACGAGGGAATGAGAAGTCAAGTGCGGTAAACATGAGATGATTGAAAACAAGAATGTGAGAGAAAAAGGGATgcgtttaaaaattaaaatggtatAGTTTAGCAAGGACTTGAATGGGTGAAAGGAATACGCATTATAATATCTTTATACTAAAAGTAGGTAAAAGTGACAGGAGAATTAAAGGGAAAGGTATATGGTAGATTTTTTATTAAGAATATAAGATAAGACTGATGACAGGATTGACAGTTGAAGAATAATGTTGCTTAGAAGAGGAAGGTGTGTAGATAATGTTTATGAAACTTATGAGAGATGTATGAAAATAGAGGGAAAGGTCTTATGTAGCATACATAGGCCTAGAGAAAGCTTACGGCATAGAGTAAATAATTGAGAGCCAATAAAAAGTTTCTTGATGGAAgttataaaatatctgaatcattATTCTTGGAAACGAGAGTTGTTACATTGTTATTCATGGAAATCTTGGTGAAAACTCACAAAAACTTAGGAAAATTGTTGCTTATCATATAGACGATTACAAAAGACAgaacagaaaatgttttttcataacttGTCATTTTTTGAAAGGATAAAGAACGCACACGAACAACACGTATGGCATTAAAGAGAAGTATAGTAAGAGAAACTTATGTCTACTCATTTCCAAGACAAAGCACAAGTTACCGGCGAATCTGGATGTAGCCTCGGTGCTTGAAGATCGCTAAGCAGAAACCTAACCGCCTGAGGCATCCGGTGGGAGGAGCCTAAAAGACAGGTATTGGCAGGTCCCACTAGGACTAGGTGATAGTTACGTCAAAAGATAGTCACCGTGACTCGGCAGAAAATGTGCCCTTTTTATCCTTCGATTTTGAAGCATGAAGTCTTTCCAGCCTGGCCTAAAATTATTCTTAAACTTGTGATTGGCGTTATCTTAAGGTGCAGAGAGAGACTGAAGGTTTCAGGCCGATGGCCTAAAGGAGTCACAGTGGTCAGCCTTTTATAACTTTGGTTAAGTGGCCGGAAAAGGGTTCAAAACCTTTtcatctcaaagagagagagagagagaatcctagtCATCATGAGTCGGCAAAAGTTTAGGTAATGCAAGAACCTCCtcaataattagataaatattaGTCTTTAGGTTTCTGGCTATAAAATCTCTTGGTCTTTTAGTACACAGGCAACGGTCATGTAATTGACACTAGCGTCATTTCTACGCTGTTGTAACCGGAGTGCATTGACTTCTGTGCATTGATGCGTTGATTGAGCAGCCAGACGTCTTCATGCAGTCACTTGTTGCCTTCGTTTTGTGGTTTAGGAAAGAACTGGCCtttattaatttacattacaGAAAAGTTTCGTGTTTAAAAAATAGTAATTGTTCCTCTGATGTGTGCTTGTAGGGTTATGTAGTCATCACCTCATTTCCATTTTGTACAATCTCcccctcacatctctctctctctctctctctctctctctctctctctctctctctctctctctctctctctctctctctctctctctctctctctctctctaggacccGGTGTTTTAACtcgaggcggaggaggaggaactaATTAAGCATTCCTTAAAGTCCAGTAATTCTATGTGGGCGCCTACGCTTTGGATCACTACTAAGGGAAAGAGACTTGagattgaaagagagaaagagcaacgGATATAAAAGTTCATTGGTTCGTGAAATGTATGACGTCAAAACGGAGTGaaaccgtcctctctctctctctctctctctctctctctgacttcgtTATTTTGTATTGCCAATGTAGATCTGTGAGTtgaagcatttctctctctctctctctctctctctctctctctctctctctctctctctctctctctctctctctctctctctgcggaacATTACAGCTTGAAGTGACAGATTGTGAAACTGACTTAGTTGTTTTGTATATTTGCTTATGTAGACCTGAGTATTGAAACCTCTTACTCCATACAATTACCAATAGGCTAGTCAGGACTTTCAGTAACGGTTTATCCCAAGGTCTATAGTGATTTTTCCTTCTTACAGATATCACTTTCGATGAACTCTCAGGAAAGAAGGACTCCTTCAAAATCATTGACGTGAGGAACCCAGGGGAGCTGGAGAGCGAAGGACACATACCGGGAGCCTACAACATTCCAAGTAAGTTTCCCgctatcccccccaccccccagtttCTTTTCGGTTCTCATTATTTTATAGTCATTGTGTTTATTGTTGAGAAACAGTCTAGCTTTGATTAGTTCATATCCTTAGTTTGGAATTTAAATTGTGGCAAAAGATTATGAGTGATTTAAATAGGTTTTATATTACTCTTCAAgtgcttgtttattattattattttttatcttcaatatGGTAATTAGTGGGCCTCTCCGGCATCAGCTCCGGGCCATATGGCCCTAATTTTATACCTGCATTCTCTTTGAGAAGGAATGAATTTAGTTCGCTTTCCAACCTTTTTGTGTTTGTGTAGGAGACTAAAAACTCAACATTTCTATTTTTGTTCAGTTCCAGTCTAGACTGATTTTAGTATCGTAGGGTGACTCGCGTCCCCATTTTCAGTGACCTGTCCCCGGCTACTGCTGTCCccggaaaaaaaaatgtaagaatctGGCATACATTTAACTGTCGTCGTGAAGAATTATTGTATATTTAGCTTGCCTTTTAATCTAGTACAGTTTTTGATTGCTCCTTAAGAAGATTTGCTGCCAGTTAAGACTTCTGAAGTGTGCAAATGTTAGCTTACTAATACTTTTTTAACCAATGTTTAGGGTTTAGGAACGCGTTTAGCCCTACAACAATGCAACTATCGACCACCAGTTTTAGACAggctaaatttttaaaatttctgggACCTGTAAACTTTCAGAGAATTTTTTCTCCTCTGTATAAGAAAGGAACCATCGTTGAACCGAGTTGATTTCCTCCTGTTTAAATGAATCTATAGCAACTTGAGCTGCAAGTAGCAACTAGCTGTAAAATCCGCTTAGGCTGATGGTAGCAGTCTGTTATATACAGGTTAAGAGGAATTGCCGTTGgaagtatatctgtatataagaTATTGTAGCTCTTCTTGCAGTAAGGATAGACTCATACTAGCAGTCCATATACAGGTTAAGAGGAATTGCAGTTGGAAATGTATCTGTGCATGAGATATTGCAGCTCTTCTTGCAGTAAAAGGATATACTTATACCAGCAGTCCATAATCAGGTTAAGAGGAATTGCAGTTGGAAATATATCTGTATAGAAGATATTGTAGCTTTTCTTGCAGTAAGGATATACTTAAAAGCTTGCAGGAAAGTACTTAGCAGTCCATAATACAGTTATCTTGCCCAGGCTTGACCAAAAtcatgagggaaaaaaaaatgaataagacagAAAGGGAAGCTTCACTTTCCTTGTGTGATGAACCGAAAGAATAGTGTGTATTTTTTCCAGCTTCCTAACAGGAAACTGCTTGGTATTTTAAGTCGACTTTTCCTTTTGCGTTTCCAGTGCCCGAGCTCGAAGAAGCTCTGAAGCTCGACAATGAGGGCTTCTCAGCTAAATATGGCTTCGACAAACCGGGAGCAGGGGATACAGTTATCACGCACTGCCAAAAAGGCGGAAGAGCTCGGAAGGCTGGAGACTTAATGGCTGGCAGCGGACTGACTGTGAGGTAAGGGAGTGTTAGTGAATTCAGAGCTTTAGACCTATAGTTCTTCACATAAcaaaaactatagtagattcacatcaactgtgatGCCTAGACCAGTCcattacaacgctcctgattggctattgataagccaatcacagggctggtccggctggaaactcagtctctctcgagagagatcacatgggtaggatctatgttccacctctcataagggataagtctttcaaaagtatctctcaggagaggtggaacatacatcctgcctatgtaaactctcgagagagactgagtgtttccagccctccgattggcttatcaacagccgatcaggagcgtcgtaagggacaggcataaacatcaaatgcactattaatgtgaatctactatagcacattACGTTTCTTGGTGTACCATCCTATCAAATGCCTCCTCTAGGATTATAGATACAAGTAGGAGCCCCGTTTACCACCCCCCGCCCCTAGCCACTCTTCCTGTAACTGTATAAACCTTCCATGTTATTTTACCAAATGTCTTTCTTAGACCTATAAATGCTGAGCGTCTTATAACCGTAAAGtacaatttatatgtatatatatacatatatatatatatatatatatatattatatatatatatatatacacacacacatatatatatatatatataatatatatatatatatatacacgtatacacatgtatataagtCAAATACCACCAACAAGGATAAAATTAGACTACGTATTAAATGCTGCCGTGTATCACGTATACACCTCGACACAAATGCACGAAGTGGCCAAGTATCTagttttattattctctttgctttttttttcagactAGACACGTTCAGTTCTGTGACtagttagtttatatatatatatatatatatatatatatatatatatatatatagatatatatatatgtatatatatatatatggtatatatatattacatacgtgTTATAAAGCTCATCTTTCCACCAATGCCCACAAGAACTCTTCCTTCAGTCTAACAGGGTattgtgaaagattttatcatttaaatgtatttaaaaatcataattacGTATGAATATAATGATTTAATCTGCTGAAAGGTGTGTACTGCTAGAATTCGAGCTTGCATAAGATAGAATATCCATATAATTGAGGGAAATGTAGAGTAAAGGGCATAGCAATAATTAAAACAGAATTAAGATAGGTAACACTGGGCAAATAGCTAAGTCGATACTTGATTTGGTTAAATAGTGGCAAGTAAGAGAGAGAATTCAGAGCTTTAGACCTATAGTTCTTCGTATAAcaaaaactatagtagattcacatcaactgtgcatttgatgcctagacCAGTCCATTACAACGCTCCTAATtagctattgataagccaatcacagggctggtccggctggaaactcagtctctctcgagagatcacatgggtaggatctatgttccacctctcctgagggatacgtctttcaaaaatatctctcaggagaggtggaacatacatcctgcccatgtaaactctctcgagagactgagtttccagccctgagactggcttttcaacagccaatcaggagcgtcgaaagggactggcgtagacatcaaatgcacgtttgatgtgaatctactgtagtagttGCGCCTCAGtcgcgtgatcggtatggtcttggcctgccacctcggtggcagcgagttcgattctcgggcattccattgaggtgttagagatgtgtatttctggtgattgaagttcactctcgacgtggttcggaagtcacgtataaagccgttggtccttttgctgataaccactggttccaagcatcGTAAAAACAGCAAACAGACAAAAACTagatctaatttatttttttgcaacatAAATCCATAAAAGAAAATACTGGTATTATAgaatttaatacaaaataaacttacATACCTAAGACTAAATATGATACGTTACTGTAGGAAATGCACTTAAATGTTGATAATAATGcctttaatgttttattatacaataatgtgtgtgcgtatacatgTATAACTCAATTCTATTTTCATTGTTGTTAGTGATTCCTGTCTTTCATGTAGAATCAAAATCAGTGACCAGTTTAGCCAATTATTTTTATGTGCAAtgcaatattttctatataaatatttgcTTATAATCGTTATCACTTTGTTTACTGTCTCTCAATGTCTTTTGAGttttgttccatataaatgtCTGCTGATcttcaataacaataatttttttttttcacttttctttcattAGAGTCTACGTTGGTTCCTTCGATGACTGGAAAGCAAAAGGTGGTGAGATCGCCAAGGGAAAACCTTGAGAATTACAACAGCTATGCATGCATCCTTTATCTGTGTCTTTTGTGATC harbors:
- the LOC135217760 gene encoding rhodanese domain-containing protein CG4456-like, producing the protein MSGDITFDELSGKKDSFKIIDVRNPGELESEGHIPGAYNIPMPELEEALKLDNEGFSAKYGFDKPGAGDTVITHCQKGGRARKAGDLMAGSGLTVRVYVGSFDDWKAKGGEIAKGKP